The following are encoded together in the candidate division WOR-3 bacterium genome:
- a CDS encoding AAA family ATPase has translation MNLIDPTIAGRVRELLRPGFYGPNVRRVRLIQTHTSWVFLTGEYCYKVKKPVNFGFLDYTTLSARRFFCTEEFRLNKQLSADIYLAVLPITLGRRGVVLGGRGRVIDYCIKMCELPQSAIMTEQLKHGRVTFAHIDSVARQIALFHERAERGPQVAQYGSSEIVRLNWDENFAQTLDFRGRTITYPQFDFIRRAVEQFIQKKRHLFRHRREAGFVRKCHGDLHSKNIFIIGPDIRIFDCIEFNPRFSCSDVASEVAFMVMDLDYHDRHDLANFFVERYVEYARDPGLLRLLDFYLCYRAYVRGKVTSFNLNDPGMTAQDKVEAKTSARRYFHLSERYARKLFARNWLCAMVGLPGTGKTYIARRLASRTLAFHLLSDSIRKQLVGIPVGTHVRPGADRGIYRQDISRRTYAELLRRARVLLAAGHSVILDATFLREDSRQEVRDLARRAGVKVLFVFADCPEKTVVSRMRRRLHAQCLSDADIGIYRRMKARFVPPKPGHNLIRIDTRQPVNRSLEKIERVLLHR, from the coding sequence GTGAATCTCATAGATCCGACAATCGCGGGGCGGGTACGAGAGTTGCTGCGGCCCGGCTTCTACGGGCCAAATGTCAGACGTGTGCGGTTGATTCAGACTCACACCTCCTGGGTATTTCTGACCGGCGAGTACTGCTACAAGGTGAAGAAGCCGGTCAATTTCGGGTTCCTTGACTACACGACGCTTTCAGCGAGGCGGTTTTTCTGTACGGAGGAGTTCCGGCTCAACAAGCAGCTCTCAGCCGACATCTACCTTGCGGTGCTACCGATAACCCTGGGCCGCAGAGGGGTCGTGCTTGGTGGTCGGGGGCGGGTGATTGACTACTGCATCAAGATGTGTGAGCTGCCGCAGAGTGCGATAATGACCGAGCAGCTAAAGCATGGCCGGGTGACTTTCGCACATATTGATTCCGTAGCCCGGCAGATTGCGTTATTTCACGAGCGGGCCGAACGCGGGCCGCAGGTCGCGCAGTATGGCAGTTCGGAAATCGTTCGGTTGAACTGGGACGAGAACTTTGCCCAGACCCTTGATTTCCGGGGCCGGACAATAACCTACCCGCAGTTTGACTTCATCCGGCGAGCGGTTGAGCAGTTCATTCAGAAGAAGCGGCATCTGTTTCGACACCGGCGCGAGGCTGGATTCGTGCGCAAGTGCCACGGTGACCTGCATTCTAAGAACATCTTTATCATCGGGCCAGACATCCGTATCTTCGACTGCATCGAGTTCAACCCGCGCTTTTCGTGCTCTGACGTGGCGTCCGAGGTCGCATTCATGGTAATGGACCTTGACTATCATGACCGTCATGACCTTGCGAACTTCTTTGTCGAGCGATACGTTGAGTATGCGCGAGACCCCGGACTGTTGCGGCTCTTGGACTTCTATTTGTGTTATCGGGCATACGTGCGCGGCAAGGTGACGAGCTTCAACCTGAATGACCCGGGTATGACTGCGCAGGACAAGGTTGAGGCAAAGACCAGTGCACGTCGGTATTTCCATTTGTCCGAACGCTACGCACGCAAGCTCTTTGCCCGCAATTGGTTGTGTGCGATGGTTGGTCTGCCCGGAACCGGCAAGACTTACATCGCCCGCAGGCTGGCGAGTCGGACACTGGCGTTCCACCTCTTGTCTGACTCAATCCGCAAGCAACTAGTCGGCATACCAGTAGGCACACACGTCCGGCCAGGAGCAGACCGGGGTATCTACCGCCAGGACATCAGTCGTAGGACTTATGCTGAGCTATTGCGGCGAGCCCGGGTGCTGCTTGCCGCAGGCCACAGCGTAATCCTAGACGCGACGTTCTTGCGCGAAGACTCACGGCAGGAGGTAAGGGACTTGGCACGGCGGGCCGGGGTGAAGGTGCTGTTTGTGTTCGCCGACTGCCCGGAAAAGACAGTTGTTTCGAGGATGCGCCGCCGACTACACGCACAGTGTCTGTC
- the glgC gene encoding glucose-1-phosphate adenylyltransferase: MAEVLTFILAGGQGERLYPLTRDRAKPAVPFAGAYRIIDFTLSNCINSGLRHIFLLTQYKSYALEKHVSLAWDIYSAELGEFISLLPPQQRMSTDWYLGTADAVYQNIYSLRELSPEYVLVLSGDHIYRMDYRRMLRFHRRKSADATIGLYEVPVGEASRFGVIEVDEKFRVHGFEEKPARPRPKPGSTDRALVSMGVYLFTTRALVAALMVDAENPASSHDFGRDVIPAMLTGYKVFGFPFEDDAGRPLYWRDVGTIDDYYRANMDLTGVLPAFNLYDPRWPIRTRPRPDPPAKTVHADFEGKRVGLALDSLLSGGVVVSGARVERSILGPRVRVNSYAQVTDSVLFSDVDVGRNAKVRRAIVDKRVRIPPGYEIGFDLEQDRKRFAVSEGGVVVLAKGTEL, encoded by the coding sequence ATGGCCGAAGTCCTGACGTTCATCCTGGCCGGCGGGCAGGGTGAGCGGCTGTACCCTTTGACTCGAGACCGGGCCAAACCCGCGGTGCCGTTTGCCGGCGCTTACCGTATTATTGACTTCACCCTTTCTAACTGCATCAATTCTGGGTTGCGACACATCTTTCTGCTTACTCAGTACAAATCCTATGCCCTTGAGAAGCACGTCAGTCTAGCATGGGACATCTATTCGGCCGAGCTCGGCGAATTCATCAGCCTGTTGCCCCCTCAGCAGCGGATGTCAACTGACTGGTATCTCGGTACTGCCGATGCGGTGTACCAGAACATCTACTCGTTGCGTGAGCTGAGTCCAGAGTATGTACTCGTACTTTCCGGGGACCACATCTACCGGATGGATTACCGTCGGATGCTGCGCTTCCACCGACGCAAGTCCGCGGATGCCACCATTGGATTATACGAGGTGCCGGTTGGAGAAGCCAGCCGATTCGGAGTCATTGAAGTAGATGAGAAATTCCGGGTGCACGGTTTTGAGGAGAAACCGGCCAGGCCCAGACCGAAACCCGGCTCAACTGATCGCGCGTTGGTTTCGATGGGTGTCTATCTGTTCACGACCCGGGCGCTTGTTGCGGCGCTGATGGTGGATGCCGAGAATCCGGCCTCAAGTCACGACTTCGGCCGGGACGTGATTCCGGCGATGCTTACCGGATATAAGGTTTTTGGTTTTCCGTTCGAGGATGATGCCGGCCGGCCGCTGTACTGGCGTGATGTCGGTACGATTGATGACTACTACAGGGCGAACATGGACCTGACCGGTGTGCTGCCGGCGTTCAACCTGTACGACCCGCGCTGGCCGATTCGGACCCGGCCGAGGCCGGACCCGCCAGCCAAGACCGTGCATGCTGATTTCGAGGGCAAGCGGGTTGGTCTGGCACTGGACTCGCTCCTGTCCGGCGGCGTTGTGGTATCGGGTGCGAGAGTAGAGCGATCAATACTCGGACCCAGGGTCAGGGTGAACTCGTATGCGCAGGTTACTGATTCGGTGCTGTTCTCGGACGTTGATGTTGGGCGTAATGCCAAAGTCCGGCGGGCAATCGTTGACAAGCGGGTCAGGATTCCACCCGGGTACGAGATTGGCTTTGACTTGGAGCAGGACCGGAAACGCTTTGCCGTAAGCGAGGGCGGGGTCGTGGTGCTGGCAAAGGGAACCGAGTTGTGA